A DNA window from Terriglobales bacterium contains the following coding sequences:
- a CDS encoding PEP-CTERM sorting domain-containing protein, with protein MKLRYAGLAFAVLALLMLAMPASADDFINVYENPNEISVTPGLPFMALGDILLCEPGYTCPTSVHGAIDPNDPMWSDLVRFANVPELGGYVVILYSEAMIPDFIYGPGDITLMIADGFALPGDFMGDNSGLVIPETFPYTEYAVYHIYSDEYETVPEPGTMLLVGAGLLGLANSLRKRPSH; from the coding sequence ATGAAGCTCAGATACGCCGGGTTAGCTTTCGCAGTGCTGGCGCTGCTGATGCTCGCCATGCCGGCCTCTGCAGACGACTTCATCAACGTTTACGAGAACCCGAACGAGATCAGCGTCACACCGGGCCTCCCCTTCATGGCGTTGGGGGACATCCTGCTGTGCGAGCCGGGATACACCTGCCCGACTTCGGTTCATGGCGCGATCGATCCCAACGATCCGATGTGGAGCGATCTGGTCCGGTTCGCGAACGTTCCGGAACTCGGGGGCTATGTGGTGATCCTGTATTCAGAAGCCATGATCCCCGACTTCATCTACGGGCCGGGCGATATCACCCTGATGATCGCGGACGGCTTCGCCCTGCCGGGGGATTTCATGGGCGACAACTCGGGGCTGGTCATCCCGGAGACGTTCCCATACACCGAATACGCGGTCTATCACATCTATAGCGACGAGTACGAGACGGTACCGGAGCCCGGTACCATGCTGCTGGTTGGCGCCGGACTTTTGGGTCTCGCGAACTCGCTGCGCAAGCGGCCGTCGCACTAG